The DNA region CCATTTTGCTCGAGTTTGGCGGCGGTCTGGCGATTCTGTTCGGTTTCCTGACCCGTACCACCGCGCTGTTTACCGCAGGCTTCACGCTGCTGACCGCGTTTATCTTCCACAGTAACTTTGCGGAAGGTGTTAACTCACTGATGTTCATGAAAAACCTGACCATTGCTGGCGGCTTCCTGCTGCTGGGTATTACCGGTCCGGGCGCATTCAGTATCGACCGCGTACTGAACAAAAAGTGGTAAGCGCTCTATAATGAATGAAAAAGAACGAGGGGATTTTCTCCTCGTTTTTGCTATCTGAGGGAAAGAAATCATGGGACAACTGATCGACGGCGTCTGGCATGACACCTGGTATGACACCAAATCTACCGGGGGCAAATTTCAACGTTCTGTATCGGCATTCCGTAACTGGCTCACGACGGATGGCACACCAGGCCCTTCCGGCGAAGGCGGTTTTGCTGCGGAAAAAGACCGCTATCATCTGTATGTTTCACTCGCCTGTCCGTGGGCGCACCGTACGTTAATCCTGCGTAAGCTCAAGGGGCTGGAGCCGTTTATCTCCGTCTCGGTGGTGAACCCATTGATGCTGGAAAACGGCTGGACCTTTGACGATGATTTCCCGGCGGCCACGGGCGATACCTTATATCAGCATGAGTTTCTGTATCAGCTTTACCTGCACGCCGATCCCCATTACAGCGGTCGCGTCACCGTGCCAGTGCTGTGGGATAAAAAGAACCATACGATTGTCAGCAATGAATCCGCTGAAATCATTCGCATGTTCAATACGGCGTTTGATGCGCTGGGCGCAAAAGCCGGGGACTACTATCCTCCCGAACTGCGCAATAAGATCGACGAACTGAACGGCTGGATTTATGACAACGTTAACAATGGCGTCTATAAAGCTGGCTTTGCCACCAGCCAGCAGGCCTATGACGACGCGGTAGAAAACGTCTTTACCGCGCTGGCGCGACTGGAGCAGCTCCTCGGTCAGCATCGCTATCTGACGGGCAATCAGCTCACAGAGGCAGATATTCGTTTGTGGACAACGCTCGTCCGCTTTGATCCGGTGTATGTCACACATTTCAAATGCGACAAGCATCGCATCAGCGACTATCTCAACCTGTATGGTTTCCTGCGTGATATTTATCAGATACCGGGCATCGCGGAAACGGTCAATTTTGACCATATTCGCAATCACTATTTCCGCAGTCATAAGACGATTAATCCGACGGGCATTATCTCCATTGGCCCGTGGCAGGATCTCGACGAACCGCACGGGCGTGACAGCCGTTTTCGCTGAGTGAATCCAGGCACCCTTCAGGGTGCCTCCGTGCGCTGAAAAAGAAGGAAAAAACGGGGTTTTTCCTTCTTTTTGGTTATCAGCCGAAAATCCATGAATTGATTTTCCTGGTTTTTAATTAGGTGATCTCTGCTTGTCCGGTATCAGGATGAGATTTGTCATCACTCTCCAGGCACCCTTCAGGGTGCCTTATTAATTCACTATTCAAATATTTACCACCTAATCATTCGCAACTATTCTTATTTTGATTGCTTTTAAAACAAGTGATTGTCACAAGGTTGAGGCGAAAATGGACTGGTATATAAACGTTTTACGCAATTACGTCGGTTTCGGTGGCCGGGCCCGCCGCAAAGAGTTCTGGATGTTCATTCTGGTCAACATCATCTTCGCGTTCGTACTGGGCGTCCTGGATAAGATGTTTGGCTGGCAGCGCGCCGGAGGAGAAGGAATACTGACGACGATTTACGCGATCCTCGTCTTTTTACCCAGTTGGGCCGTTCAGTTCCGGCGTCTGCACGATACCGATCGCACCGCCTGGTGGCTGTTATTGTTAGTGATTCCCGTCATCGGCTGGCTGGTGATCATCCTCTTTAGCTGTCAGGACGGCACGCCCGGCGAAAACCGCTTCGGGCCTGACCCTAAACAAAACGAAATACGTTGATCATATTCGGGACAATCGGTTTGCCCCGAAGAGGGTAATCCTGAAGCAAAGCGTCGCTTATTTCCTGGCAAACAGTTTTGGAATTTCGCGCAAACACCAGGCTTTGGCTTCGCCCATACTGTCTCGCCGCCAGGCCATAATGATGTCAATCTCGCTGGTCGATTCCGGACTGACCACGCGCAGTCGCCCTTGTGCAATATCCTCTTCCACCAGCGGATACGGCATCGTCGCCACCCCTAATCCTGCCAGTAACGCCTGACGCTTATCTTCAATGGTACTGACGGTGAGGCGCGCTTGTTTATCCAGCAACTGTACCGTTAATACCGGACGTTCACGTGCGGTATCCGCGACCGCGACGCCGCGATACTTCACTCGCGTTACTTCCGACAGCGGTTCCGGCTCCTGATGAATCGGGTGATCCGGTGCGGCAACATAGACGTTCATCAGGGTATAAAGCTTGCGGGAGTTAATTTCAGACGACGAGCGAAAGTGCATGTCCGGGGCCACCACGATATCCGCTCTGCCCTGTTCCAGCCGCTCCCATGCCCCAGCCAGCACTTCGGTGATCACCGAAAGCTGCGTATTGGCTTTGAGGGCCAGTTTATCAATAAGCGGGAAAAAGGCCGGGGTCGGCACCAGTGCCTCAGTCACAATCGTCAGATGCGTCTCCCACCCTCGCGCCAGCGCCTCGGCGTCCGTGGTGAGCTTATCTGCCGCCTCCAGCAACACACGCCCTCTTTCCAGCAGCATGCGCCCAACGTTAGTGAATTTTGTTCGATGTCCGGAGCGGTCAAACAACACCACATCCAGCTCTTCTTCCAGTTTCTGCATGGTGTAGCTGAGCGCAGACGGCACGCGTCCCAGTTCATCTGCCGCTGCAGCAAAGCTACCGCGGCGATCTATCGCGTCCATTACGCGTAATGCCTCAAGCGTTAATGCCCTTTCTTTGGCCATATCGTTCTCATTCAGGAAATTTGAACATACCGGGCAGAATATCTGGCTAACAATGCAGCGTCCAGCCCCTTAACATAAAAGGAAGTAAAGAGAGGTCAAGAACTATGATTACTACCCGGACAGCCAAACAATGCGGACAAGCAGACTACGGATGGCTGCAGGCCCGTTACACCTTCTCCTTTGGACACTATTTCGACCCTAAACTGCTGGGCTACGCGTCGCTGCGCGTGCTCAATCAGGAAGTACTGGCGCCCGGCGCGTCCTTCCAGCCGCGCACCTGGCCAAAGGTGGACGTGCTCAATCTGATTCTCGAGGGCGTTGCTGAGTACCGTGACAGTGAAGGCAACAATGTGCAGGCCCAGGCGGGTGAAGCATTACTGCTCGCGGCTCAGCCAGGCATCAGCTACAGCGAGCATAATGTCGGCAAAGACAAACCGCTTACGCGTATGCAGCTGTGGCTCGACGCCTGCCCTGAGCGCGAGAATGCCCTGGTGCAGAAGATGAAACTGACAAAGGCTAAACAGCAGCTGATCGCGTCACCCGACGGCGAGAACGGCAGCCTGCAGTTGCGCCAGCAGGCGTGGGTACACCAGATCGAGCTGAATCAGGGCGAGTCGCTGAGTTTTCAGCTCCACGGCCCGCGCGCCTATTTGCAGTCGATCCACGGTACCTTCCACGCCGTGACCCACGATGAAGCGCGGGAAGCGCTGACCTGTGGCGACGGAGCCTTTATTCGTGATGAAGCTAACATAACGCTCGTTGCCGATACGCCGTTGCGTGCTTTGCTGATAGATTTGCCGGTGTGATGAGTAACGGAGTTACCTATGAGTAAGAAAGCGAAAAAAGAGATCCCGACCGTGAAATCCGACGTTGCGCAGACGCCTCCCGCCCCTCGTGCTTTTGGCTACGAGGAGATGTTGACTGAGCTGGAAGCGATTGTTTCCGATGCCGAAGTTCGGTTAGCCGAAGAGGACGAAACCGCCTGAGGCCCGTTGCCGGATGACGGCGCAAGCGCCTTATCCGGCCTACAAACATGTTTTACCGTAGGCCCGATAAGCGAAGCGCCATCGGTTAATGCGCTTTACGGGCCATGATCTCGATAATCTGCTTATCCGTTTGCTGCATTGAATGACATGCCAGCGCACACAGGTTGGCAATAGACTGTTCCACGTTGTGCGCCACAATCCCCTCGTTACCCGTGACCGCCGTATCATCCAGCGCCATCAACACGGCTTTCCACGCCGCAGACGCACTGGTGGACACTTTCATCGCGCAACTGTTGGATGCCCCGTCGCAAATCATTCCGCTGACATCACCAATCATGCTGCTGATCGCCATCGAAATCGTGCGGTAGCGTCCTTCGTCCACCAGCCAGGCCATCCCTGCCGCGGCGCCCATCGCGGCGGTCGTTGCCGCGCATAGCGCCGACAGACGCGGAAGCTGATGATGTATATAGATTGCGCTCAGATGGGAAAGCATCAGCGCGCGCGCCAGTTTCTCGTCATCCGCGCCAAAGTGCTCGGCGACAACCATCACCGGTACCGTGGCGGTGATCCCCTGATTGCCGGAACCGGAATTGCTCATGGCGGGCAGCGTTGCCCCGCCCATGCGCGCATCCGACGCCGCGCTGGTCCGGATGAGAATAGCCGTCGAAAGATCGTTTGCCAGCAAACCGCGCGCGCACTGCTTTTCCATCGTCGCGCCAATGTGCAGTCCCCAGTTTCCCCGCAGCCCCTCCTGCGACAACGCGCCGTTGAGCCGGGCGGCGTCGAGAATAAAACGGATGGCGTCAAAGGGTACCGTATTCACAAACGCCAGAATCTCTTCCAGCGAGGTCTCAGAAAGCACCGCCAGCGGCGATTCCTGCGCCTCACCGCTGGCGTTCGCTTGCTGAGAAAACGTCACGCCGTTATGCGTTTCGATACGCACAATGTGGGTATGACCGCCCACAATGGTGACGCACGCCCAGCCGTCATGGCTATAGACCTTCGCCCGGGAAAACAGGATATCGTCACAAGGTTGCTGCAACATCACCGATACCTTGCCGGCGTCCAGCATCGCCTTCGCATCGGCAATCGCCTGCGCGGAAGCATCTTTCAACACCTCCAGTCCGGCATTCGCATTCCCGCCCAGCGCCCCCAGCGCAGCGGCGATGGGCAGCCCAACCATGCCGGTTCCCGGCACCGTCACTCCCAGTCCGTTTTTCATCAGATTGGGCGAGACCCAGGCATCGATTCGCTCCACCACGCCACGCAGTTCAGAGGCCGCCACCGCCGCAGCCAGCGCGAGGGAAATCGGTTCCGTACAGCCCAGCGCCGGTTTCACCTCCTCCTGTACTGCGCGGATGAAACGCGACCACAACGGATTTTTTATCGTCTCAGACATAACAACAACCTTCAGGATAAATCAGGAAAAAGCCAGGAACGGAGATACGCACAGCAGCAAACCGGTGACGATAATCAGATACAGCGACGCCCCTTTGTATTTGTGCAGTGCAGGCACTTTGTAGACCAGCCAGGCGGGGATCAAACATCCCACCATGCCGAAAATAGGGCTACAAATCGACATAAAACTCAGAACCGGCGCGTTGAGCACGATAGCGCTCCAGGCCAGTACAATGGCAAACAGCATGATGCCGCGCTGCACCAGCGTTTCATTGATCTTCTCGGCAGGCAGTTTGCGGCGCAGGATGTTCATCGCAATCCCCTGCGTGGCTTCGCGGAAACCTAAGTAGACGCCAAAGAACGCAGTCATCACGGCGAAAATGTTCAGGATGACGCTCACCACTTTCACCCAACCGGCGCCTGCGCCGCTGATGAACTGTGCGGCAATCGCCAGCGCGGAAATATTCTGCTCATAGGCTTTCACTGCTTCATCGTGTCCCATTGCCAGCGTAAAGGAGACGGCGTAGAAGAAGACGGTGACAAACAAAATGCCGAAAGCAATATTCATAGCGCGTAGCGCTTTATGACGTGCTACCTCGACGGATTTCTCACGGGAGCGGTAGGAGATCACCATCGGGCTCAGGGTCTGGATAAACAGGATCGAAGTCAGGGTAAACGGCAGCGTGATAATTGCGTTCTTCACCAGCAACCCCATCGGTGGCAACGCGCCAATGTTGTACAGATGCCACATGCCAACCATCGACACACCCAGCGCCGCCACGACCAGCAGTTTGGTCAGCACCATACCGGTAGAAATTTTGAACAGCATCTTCTCACCGCGCGAAGAGATAGCAACGAGAATGCAGATCAGCACCAGGCCATAGAAGGGATTTTCGGACAGAAGTCCTTCTGTCACGCCAAAAGTATGCAGATAGGAGGCGCTGTCGTTGGTGATGGCCGTGGAATAGACAAACATCCAGATAACCAGCATCACAAAGTACAGCGCGCCTAACAGAATGCCCCAGTTTTTCCCCAGATACCCGCTGATGACGCTGGGATAATCTTTGCATTCCGGGGATTCCGCCAGCGTATTAATAAACAGCCGCTGGAACAGGTACATGGCGGGATAACCGATAATCGATGAGAGCAAAAAGACCCACAGTCCCATCAAACCGACCTGAACCGGGAGAAAAACAATCCCTGCGCCAATCGCCATCCCGATACTCATAATGACCCAACCGGTGTCGGTGCTGTCGAATTTAATCGCTTCCTGCCACTCACTCTCTGTCATGCCAGCCCGACGCGCTGGAGCGCTGGCGTCGAGAATGACACTACTGTTCGTTGCCGTTTCCATAAAATTCTCGCTCATTATATAGGGTACATTTTTATTTTTTGTCGTGCCGCATCAAGGCGATACGCGGTACGGGATATGCAGGCGAGTCGTTAGAATGGAAAAAAGCATACGCTCAGGCTCAGAGAAAAACGTCACAAAATAACCCTGATATTTTCGATGAGTTAAGAAAATTTTTCCCTTTCAATAACGAATAATGGTTTTTATTTCTCAATTTGAAGGCGATCACAACAAAAAAGCACACCGAAGTGTGCTTTTAGATGGCTGACAATGGATGAAATGCCCGATGGCGCAAGCTTATCGGACCTACGAACGATGAATGTGTAGGCCGGATAAGGCGACAGCCGTCATCCGGCAAGCTTTCTGGCGCTCGCTAACTGCACACCACTTTGATAGCCAGGCCGCCGCGCGAGGTTTCGCGGTACTTATCGTTCATGTCCTTACCCGTCTCGTACATGGTCTCGATGACCTTATCCAGCGAGACACGCGGCTCAGAGGTGCGGCGCAGTGCCATGCGTGCGGCGTTAACCGCTTTAACCGCGTTGATCGCATTGCGTTCAATACACGGGATCTGCACCTGCCCGGCCACCGGATCGCAGGTTAAGCCAAGGTTGTGCTCCATCGCGATTTCCGCCGCGATGCAAACCTGCGCCGGACTGCCGCCCAGCAGCTCAGTCAACCCCGCCGCGGCCATTGAACTGGCCACGCCGATTTCCCCCTGACAGCCGACTTCCGCCCCGGAAATGGACGCATTCATTTTGTACAGCGCCCCGATAGCTCCGGCCGCCAGCAGGTAGCGGGCAATGGAGTTGGCATTCAGCGGGCGACGGAATTTATCGTAATAGGCCAGCACCGCCGGAATAATGCCGCATGCGCCGTTGGTTGGCGCCGTCACCACGCGCCCGCCTGCCGCGTTCTCTTCACTGACAGCGAGCGCAAACATGTTGATCCAGTCGATGACGTTCATCGGGTCGCTGGAGAGACTGTCACTGGAGACCAGCAGACGGCGTAGCGCCACTGCGCGACGCGGCACATTCAGCGGACCGGGTAAAACCCCTTCGGTATTCATCCCGCGTTCAATGCCACCCTGCATCACATCCCAGATCTGAGCGAACCCGGCATCAATTTCCGCCTTACTGCGCAGCGCCAGTTCGTTTTGCATCATCAATCCGGAGACCGAAAGGCCGTTGTGCTCGCACAGTTTCAGCAATTCTCTGGCGGAATGAAAATCATAAGGGACCGGCGTTTCCACGTCGTGCGCCTGACCAAAGCGCTCTTCCTCCACGATAAACCCGCCGCCAATCGAGTAGTAGGTTTTACTCACCAGCGTTTCCTGGTTATCCCAGGCGGTGATCCGCATTCCGTTCTCGTGCCGGGGCAGCGCTTCTTCATGAAAAACAATGCTGTCGGCAACCGGGAAATCAACGACATGCCTCCCTTCAGCGACCGGCAAGCGGCCAGTACGGGTCACCTCGCCAATAAACGCCGGGATGGCGTCAATGTTGACGCTTTGCGGGCTGTTGCCGGCAAGCCCCATCATAATGGCGGTATCGGTCGCATGGCCTTTTCCTGTCAGCGATAGCGAACCATACAGATCAACCGATATGCGCGTCGTGCGCGATAAGCATCCACTGCTGACCAGTTGATCGATAAAACGTTTTCCTGCATTCATCGGCCCTACGGTATGGGAACTGGAAGGACCAATGCCAGGTTTGAAAATATCGAATGCGCTAATCATTTTTATACCCTCGGACTCGTTCAGTGGAGACCAGGTTTTCATACGCATAGTGAATCGGGGCGATCCGCAGACCGCCCCGATAACGTTACATCGCCTGGGTGAAAGTACGCGAAATGACGTCCTGCTGCTGCTCACGGGTAAGCGCGTTGAAGCGCACAGCGTAGCCGGAGACGCGGATCGTCAGGTTCGGATAGTTTTCCGGATGTTCAATGGCATCCAGTAACATCTCCTTGTTCATTACGTTAACGTTCAGGTGCTGCCCACCTTCCACGTGCGCTTCATGGTGGAAGTAACCATCCAGCAGCCCGACCAGGTTGGTTTTCCGCACCGGATCCTCTTTGCCAAGTGCCGCAGGCACAATCGAGAAGGTGTACGAAATCCCGTCTTTCGCGTAGGTGAACGGCAGTTTCGCAACCGAGGTCAGCGAAGCGACAGCGCCTTTGCGATCACGCCCGTGCATCGGGTTAGCGCCCGGTGCGAATGGCGTTCCGGCGCGACGTCCGTCCGGGGTATTCCCGGTTTTCTGCCCATACACCACGTTGGAGGTGATGGTCAGAATCGACTGCGTCGGTACCGCATTCCGGTAGGTCGGCAACACTTTAATTTTCTTCATAAAGCGTTCAACCAGATCGCAGGCGATGCTGTCCACGCGCTCGTCGTTATTCCCGTATTGCGGATATTCCCCTTCAATCACGAAATCGACCGCCAGCCCGTTATGATCACGAACCGGTTTCACCGTCGCGTACTTGATTGCAGAGAGCGAATCCGCCGCCACCGACAGCCCGGCAATGCCGCACGCCATCGTGCGATAGACGTCGCGATCGTGCAGCGCCATCAGCGACGCTTCGTAGCTGTACTTGTCGTGCATGTAATGGATGATGTTCAGCGCGCTGATGTACTGCACCGCCAGCCAGTCCATAAAGTGATCCAGACTGTCCATCACGGTGTCGTAGTCCAGCACGTCGTCCAGCAGCGGTGCAGTCTTCGGCCCCACCTGGATTTTCAGCTTCTCATCCACGCCGCCGTTGATCGCGTACAGCAGGGTTTTGGCGAGGTTGGCACGTGCCCCGAAGAACTGCATCTGCTTACCGATCACCATCGGGCTCACGCAGCAGGCGATCGCGTAGTCGTCGCTGTTGAAGTCGGTACGCATCAGATCGTCGTTTTCATATTGCAGCGACGAGGTAACGATAGAGACCTGTGCGGCATACTTTTTAAACGCAATCGGTAGCGCTTCTGACCACAGTACGGTGAGGTTTGGCTCCGGCGCCGGCCCCATCGTGTGCAGCGTATGCAGGTAACGGAAGGCGTTTTTGGTCACCAGCGTGCGACCATCCAGCCCCATCCCGCCGATCACTTCGGTCGCCCAGATCGGATCGCCGGAGAACAGCGTGTCAAATTCCGGCGTACGCAGGAAACGCACCATGCGGAT from Citrobacter amalonaticus Y19 includes:
- a CDS encoding pirin family protein, encoding MITTRTAKQCGQADYGWLQARYTFSFGHYFDPKLLGYASLRVLNQEVLAPGASFQPRTWPKVDVLNLILEGVAEYRDSEGNNVQAQAGEALLLAAQPGISYSEHNVGKDKPLTRMQLWLDACPERENALVQKMKLTKAKQQLIASPDGENGSLQLRQQAWVHQIELNQGESLSFQLHGPRAYLQSIHGTFHAVTHDEAREALTCGDGAFIRDEANITLVADTPLRALLIDLPV
- a CDS encoding serine dehydratase subunit alpha family protein, encoding MSETIKNPLWSRFIRAVQEEVKPALGCTEPISLALAAAVAASELRGVVERIDAWVSPNLMKNGLGVTVPGTGMVGLPIAAALGALGGNANAGLEVLKDASAQAIADAKAMLDAGKVSVMLQQPCDDILFSRAKVYSHDGWACVTIVGGHTHIVRIETHNGVTFSQQANASGEAQESPLAVLSETSLEEILAFVNTVPFDAIRFILDAARLNGALSQEGLRGNWGLHIGATMEKQCARGLLANDLSTAILIRTSAASDARMGGATLPAMSNSGSGNQGITATVPVMVVAEHFGADDEKLARALMLSHLSAIYIHHQLPRLSALCAATTAAMGAAAGMAWLVDEGRYRTISMAISSMIGDVSGMICDGASNSCAMKVSTSASAAWKAVLMALDDTAVTGNEGIVAHNVEQSIANLCALACHSMQQTDKQIIEIMARKAH
- a CDS encoding amino acid permease, whose amino-acid sequence is METATNSSVILDASAPARRAGMTESEWQEAIKFDSTDTGWVIMSIGMAIGAGIVFLPVQVGLMGLWVFLLSSIIGYPAMYLFQRLFINTLAESPECKDYPSVISGYLGKNWGILLGALYFVMLVIWMFVYSTAITNDSASYLHTFGVTEGLLSENPFYGLVLICILVAISSRGEKMLFKISTGMVLTKLLVVAALGVSMVGMWHLYNIGALPPMGLLVKNAIITLPFTLTSILFIQTLSPMVISYRSREKSVEVARHKALRAMNIAFGILFVTVFFYAVSFTLAMGHDEAVKAYEQNISALAIAAQFISGAGAGWVKVVSVILNIFAVMTAFFGVYLGFREATQGIAMNILRRKLPAEKINETLVQRGIMLFAIVLAWSAIVLNAPVLSFMSICSPIFGMVGCLIPAWLVYKVPALHKYKGASLYLIIVTGLLLCVSPFLAFS
- the yhaJ gene encoding DNA-binding transcriptional regulator YhaJ, giving the protein MAKERALTLEALRVMDAIDRRGSFAAAADELGRVPSALSYTMQKLEEELDVVLFDRSGHRTKFTNVGRMLLERGRVLLEAADKLTTDAEALARGWETHLTIVTEALVPTPAFFPLIDKLALKANTQLSVITEVLAGAWERLEQGRADIVVAPDMHFRSSSEINSRKLYTLMNVYVAAPDHPIHQEPEPLSEVTRVKYRGVAVADTARERPVLTVQLLDKQARLTVSTIEDKRQALLAGLGVATMPYPLVEEDIAQGRLRVVSPESTSEIDIIMAWRRDSMGEAKAWCLREIPKLFARK
- a CDS encoding DUF805 domain-containing protein; this encodes MDWYINVLRNYVGFGGRARRKEFWMFILVNIIFAFVLGVLDKMFGWQRAGGEGILTTIYAILVFLPSWAVQFRRLHDTDRTAWWLLLLVIPVIGWLVIILFSCQDGTPGENRFGPDPKQNEIR
- the tdcE gene encoding 2-ketobutyrate formate-lyase/pyruvate formate-lyase, translated to MKVDIDTSDMLYAEAWLGFKGTDWKEEINVRDFIQHNYTPYEGDESFLADATPATTALWEKVMTGIRIENATHAPVDFDTNIATTITAHDAGYIEQELEKIVGLQTDKPLKRALHPFGGVNMIKSSFDAYGREMDPNFEYLFTELRKTHNQGVFDAYSPDMLRCRKSGVLTGLPDGYGRGRIIGDYRRVALYGIRYLVRERELQFADLQSNLEWGQNLEATIRLREELAEHRRALLQMQEMAAKYGCDISRPARNAQEAVQWVYFAYLAAVKSQNGGAMSLGRTASFLDIYIERDFKAGILTEQQAQELIDHFIMKIRMVRFLRTPEFDTLFSGDPIWATEVIGGMGLDGRTLVTKNAFRYLHTLHTMGPAPEPNLTVLWSEALPIAFKKYAAQVSIVTSSLQYENDDLMRTDFNSDDYAIACCVSPMVIGKQMQFFGARANLAKTLLYAINGGVDEKLKIQVGPKTAPLLDDVLDYDTVMDSLDHFMDWLAVQYISALNIIHYMHDKYSYEASLMALHDRDVYRTMACGIAGLSVAADSLSAIKYATVKPVRDHNGLAVDFVIEGEYPQYGNNDERVDSIACDLVERFMKKIKVLPTYRNAVPTQSILTITSNVVYGQKTGNTPDGRRAGTPFAPGANPMHGRDRKGAVASLTSVAKLPFTYAKDGISYTFSIVPAALGKEDPVRKTNLVGLLDGYFHHEAHVEGGQHLNVNVMNKEMLLDAIEHPENYPNLTIRVSGYAVRFNALTREQQQDVISRTFTQAM
- a CDS encoding DoxX family protein; translated protein: MKKLEDVGVLVARILMPILFITAGWGKITGYAGTQQYMEAMGVPGFLLPLTILLEFGGGLAILFGFLTRTTALFTAGFTLLTAFIFHSNFAEGVNSLMFMKNLTIAGGFLLLGITGPGAFSIDRVLNKKW
- the tdcG gene encoding L-serine ammonia-lyase, producing MISAFDIFKPGIGPSSSHTVGPMNAGKRFIDQLVSSGCLSRTTRISVDLYGSLSLTGKGHATDTAIMMGLAGNSPQSVNIDAIPAFIGEVTRTGRLPVAEGRHVVDFPVADSIVFHEEALPRHENGMRITAWDNQETLVSKTYYSIGGGFIVEEERFGQAHDVETPVPYDFHSARELLKLCEHNGLSVSGLMMQNELALRSKAEIDAGFAQIWDVMQGGIERGMNTEGVLPGPLNVPRRAVALRRLLVSSDSLSSDPMNVIDWINMFALAVSEENAAGGRVVTAPTNGACGIIPAVLAYYDKFRRPLNANSIARYLLAAGAIGALYKMNASISGAEVGCQGEIGVASSMAAAGLTELLGGSPAQVCIAAEIAMEHNLGLTCDPVAGQVQIPCIERNAINAVKAVNAARMALRRTSEPRVSLDKVIETMYETGKDMNDKYRETSRGGLAIKVVCS
- a CDS encoding glutathione S-transferase family protein; translation: MGQLIDGVWHDTWYDTKSTGGKFQRSVSAFRNWLTTDGTPGPSGEGGFAAEKDRYHLYVSLACPWAHRTLILRKLKGLEPFISVSVVNPLMLENGWTFDDDFPAATGDTLYQHEFLYQLYLHADPHYSGRVTVPVLWDKKNHTIVSNESAEIIRMFNTAFDALGAKAGDYYPPELRNKIDELNGWIYDNVNNGVYKAGFATSQQAYDDAVENVFTALARLEQLLGQHRYLTGNQLTEADIRLWTTLVRFDPVYVTHFKCDKHRISDYLNLYGFLRDIYQIPGIAETVNFDHIRNHYFRSHKTINPTGIISIGPWQDLDEPHGRDSRFR